The following proteins are encoded in a genomic region of Cyclonatronum proteinivorum:
- a CDS encoding acyl-CoA dehydrogenase, with protein sequence MEALFFGFLSGLEASWPVWVGAVAAVLILGFTGAPLMLWLLGSGLLLWGYAAPTWAWVTLGVIALFFAVKPVRRATLSNGIMKGMKAFNFLPVISKTEQTAIDAGTVWIDGELFSGKPDFNRILNESYPELNEREQAFLDNQVEELCAMTNDWEVFQNRDMPPEVWDYVLKQRFFGLIIPEEYGGLGFSALANSAIVAKLTSRCGPLATTVMVPNSLGPAELLIHYGTKEQKDYYLPRLAVGDEIPCFALTEPNAGSDAGAISSNGVVFKGEDGKLYVRLNWDKRYITLAAIATVLGLAFKLRDPENLLGKGEDLGITCALIPTDLSGIKLGERHDPLGVPFYNCPTSGKDVVVPVNAIIGGPEGAGLGWKMLMECLAAGRGISLPASSAGGMKAMLRVTSAYAAVRKQFGLPIGKFEGIEEPVSRIAGYTYIFEAARRFTCGALMDGAKPAVVTAIAKYSFTESFREVVNDSMDVLGGAAISKGPKNMIAHGYYSVPVSITVEGANILTRTLMIFGQGAIRCHPYALKEIQALTNNDLKAFDDAFWKHIGHVGHNFFRSVLLSVTRGRLAGSPVNGVAAPYYKKMSWASATFAFIADLAMGSLGGALKIREKLTGRFADVLIWMYLGTSVLRRFEAEGRRKEDEAFLHYAMQLSFANIQQAFDGIFRHLDVPGLGWLFKGPVALWSRTNTMSSGPSDKIAQRLAKAVQIPGQQRDRFTEGMFMPKPESEPLTQLERAFRLSVQSEDVARKIKDAIRAKKLPRMKPALLLDAALEKGIITQADFDLVKLAEKERAEAVRVDSFTLEEYKKTAKNPQPTLNVRAAQKPQNGNSDLKDVEKVLN encoded by the coding sequence ATGGAAGCTTTATTTTTTGGATTTTTATCCGGTCTTGAGGCCAGCTGGCCTGTTTGGGTCGGTGCCGTTGCGGCGGTGCTGATTCTCGGTTTTACCGGTGCACCCCTCATGCTTTGGCTGCTGGGTTCCGGCCTGCTCCTCTGGGGCTATGCCGCTCCAACCTGGGCGTGGGTCACGCTCGGTGTCATCGCCCTGTTTTTTGCCGTGAAGCCGGTTCGCCGCGCTACCCTTTCCAACGGCATTATGAAGGGAATGAAAGCCTTCAATTTTCTCCCCGTAATCTCAAAGACCGAACAAACGGCGATTGACGCCGGTACGGTCTGGATCGACGGCGAGCTGTTTTCAGGGAAGCCGGATTTCAACCGCATCCTCAACGAATCCTATCCCGAGCTGAACGAGCGGGAGCAGGCCTTCCTCGACAATCAGGTCGAAGAGCTTTGTGCCATGACCAACGATTGGGAAGTTTTCCAAAACCGCGACATGCCGCCCGAGGTGTGGGACTACGTGCTGAAACAGCGGTTCTTCGGCCTCATTATTCCGGAAGAATACGGCGGACTCGGCTTCTCGGCCCTCGCCAACAGTGCGATTGTGGCCAAGCTCACTTCCCGCTGCGGACCGCTCGCTACTACCGTGATGGTGCCTAACTCACTGGGTCCGGCTGAGCTGCTGATTCACTACGGAACCAAAGAGCAGAAAGACTACTACCTGCCGCGCCTCGCCGTAGGGGATGAAATTCCCTGCTTCGCCCTCACCGAGCCAAACGCAGGCTCCGACGCCGGCGCAATCAGCTCCAATGGGGTTGTATTTAAAGGAGAAGACGGCAAACTGTATGTCCGCCTGAACTGGGACAAGCGCTACATCACCCTTGCTGCCATCGCGACCGTGCTCGGTCTTGCGTTCAAGCTGCGTGATCCGGAAAACCTGTTAGGCAAAGGCGAAGACCTTGGCATTACCTGTGCGCTGATCCCGACCGATCTGTCCGGTATCAAGCTGGGTGAGCGTCACGATCCGCTGGGCGTGCCCTTCTACAACTGCCCGACTTCCGGCAAGGATGTGGTCGTACCGGTCAACGCAATTATCGGCGGACCCGAAGGTGCGGGACTTGGCTGGAAAATGCTCATGGAGTGCCTTGCTGCGGGACGCGGTATTTCGCTGCCGGCCTCAAGCGCAGGCGGTATGAAGGCCATGCTGCGCGTAACAAGTGCGTACGCCGCCGTTCGCAAGCAGTTCGGCCTGCCGATTGGCAAGTTCGAAGGCATCGAAGAGCCGGTCAGCCGCATCGCAGGCTACACCTACATTTTTGAAGCCGCCCGCCGCTTCACCTGCGGTGCGCTGATGGATGGTGCCAAACCCGCCGTCGTTACCGCGATTGCCAAGTACAGTTTCACGGAATCTTTCCGCGAAGTGGTCAACGATTCGATGGATGTGCTCGGTGGCGCGGCCATCTCCAAAGGCCCTAAAAACATGATCGCGCACGGCTACTATTCGGTACCGGTTTCCATCACGGTGGAAGGTGCCAACATTCTCACCCGCACGCTCATGATCTTCGGTCAGGGCGCCATCCGTTGTCACCCCTATGCCTTGAAAGAAATTCAGGCCCTGACCAACAACGATCTCAAAGCCTTCGATGACGCCTTTTGGAAGCACATCGGTCATGTGGGTCACAATTTCTTCCGTTCGGTATTGCTGAGCGTCACCCGCGGACGTCTTGCCGGTTCGCCCGTGAACGGCGTTGCCGCTCCGTACTACAAGAAAATGTCGTGGGCATCTGCAACCTTCGCCTTCATTGCTGACCTTGCGATGGGCTCGTTAGGCGGTGCCCTCAAAATCCGTGAAAAACTCACCGGACGCTTTGCCGACGTTCTGATCTGGATGTACCTCGGTACCTCCGTACTCCGCCGCTTCGAAGCGGAAGGCCGCCGCAAGGAAGACGAAGCCTTCCTGCACTACGCCATGCAGCTCAGCTTCGCCAACATTCAGCAGGCCTTCGACGGCATTTTCCGTCACCTCGACGTGCCCGGCCTCGGTTGGCTCTTCAAAGGTCCTGTTGCGCTTTGGTCACGTACCAACACCATGAGCAGCGGCCCAAGCGATAAAATCGCGCAGCGCCTTGCCAAAGCCGTACAGATTCCGGGTCAGCAGCGCGACCGCTTCACCGAAGGCATGTTTATGCCGAAGCCCGAGAGCGAGCCACTAACACAGCTCGAGCGCGCCTTCCGTCTTTCTGTTCAGAGTGAAGACGTAGCGCGTAAGATCAAAGACGCCATCAGAGCTAAAAAACTGCCACGCATGAAACCGGCTCTCTTGCTTGATGCTGCCCTCGAAAAAGGAATCATCACGCAGGCAGACTTTGATCTAGTGAAACTGGCTGAAAAAGAGCGTGCTGAAGCCGTTCGCGTGGATTCTTTTACCCTGGAAGAGTACAAGAAAACGGCCAAAAATCCGCAGCCAACGCTTAATGTCCGCGCTGCCCAAAAACCACAAAACGGAAACAGCGACCTTAAAGACGTTGAGAAGGTGCTCAACTAA